A region of the Streptomyces durocortorensis genome:
TGGCTCGGCAGTGACGTGTGGATGGCCCACTGCGTCCACATGAACGACTCGGACATCGCCGCCTTCGCCCGTACGGGTACGGGCGTCGCCCACTGTCCGTCCTCCAACGCCCGCCTCGCCGCGGGCATCGCCCGGGTCCCCGACATGCTCGCCGCGGGCGTTCCGGTCGGCCTCGGCGTGGACGGCACGGCCTCCAACGAGTCCGGCGAACTGCACACCGAGCTGCGCAACGCCCTGCTCATCAACCGCCTCGGCGCCCACCGCGAGGCCGCTCTGAACGCCCGTCAGGCCCTGCGCCTCGGGACCTTCGGCGGCGCCCAGGTCCTGGGCCGCGCCGACCAGATCGGTTCCCTGGAGGCCGGCAAGCTCGCCGACCTCGTCCTGTGGAAGCTGGACACCCTGGCCCACTCCTCGATCGCCGACCCGGTGACCGCGCTCGTCTTCGGCGCGGCCGCCCCGGTGACCCTCTCCCTCGTCGACGGCAAGCCGGTCGTCGAGGGCAACCACCTCACCACGGTGGACGAGGACGCCATCGCCCGCGTCACCCGCGACGAGGCCCGCCGCCTCGCGCAGATCGCCGCCGGGGCCTGACTCCGGCGGAATCCCCGAACCGCCGGGCAGCCACTGGTCCCCGGCGGAATCCCCGACCGGCCGGTCGAGGGGGACGGCCCGAGACCGGCCGCCGTGGACCCGAGCGGGGTCCACGGCAGCCGGTCCGGCGGACGCGCACCCCATGGTGCGCGCCCGCCGGACCGGTGAAGACCCCTGCCCGTACGCGCCCCCACCGCGCCACCCGCCCGCAACAAGCGCACCACCTGCACCATCTGCACGACCTGCACCACCTGAGAGAGCCGCACCACCGCACTCCTACGCACCACCTCCCTGACACCCGCGTCGCCGATGACGTGTAACCGACCGGAGGAACCGCCGTGGCCGCCAAGCCCAGGTTTCACAAAGACGCAGATGCAGCCGCCGAAGCAGCGGACGATGCCGTCGCAGAGGCAGGAACCGACCGGAAGCATCCGGTCGACGAGACCCTCCCCCCACTGAAGATGTTCACCAGCGGCCTCCAGCACGTGGCCGCCATGTACGCGGGCGTGGTAGCACCGCCGCTGATCGTGGGGCCGGCCGTCGGCCTCACCGCCAAGGAGACCGCCTTCCTGATGGGGGCGAGCCTGTTCACCGCGGGCATAGCCACCCTGCTCCAGACCATCGGCTTCTGGAAGGTCGGCGCCCGGCTGCCCTTCGTCAACGGCGTCTCGTTCGCCGGGGTCGCCCCGATGATCGCGATAGGCAAGGACCGGGGAGACGAAGGGATCGCCGTGATCTTCGGCGCGATCATCGTCGCGAGCCTCCTCGGGTTCGTCCTCGCTCCGTACTTCGGGAAACTGGTCCGCTTCTTCCCGCCCGTCGTCACCGGCACGGTCATCACCCTGATCGGCGTCTCGCTGCTGCCGGTCGCCTTCAACTGGTCCCAGGGCGGCAACGCCGCGGCGGACGACTACGGTTCGATGACCAACATCACCATGGCCGCCGTGACCCTGGTGATCGTGCTGGCCATGCGCAAGCTGCTGCGCGGCTTCCTCCAGCAGATCGCGATCCTGCTCGGCCTGATCATCGGCACCCTGGTCGCCATCCCGGCGGGCATCACCGACTTCAGCGCCATCAAGAACGCCGATGTGGTCGGCTTCCCGACGCCGTTCGCCTTCGGCGGCCCCCAGTTCGAGATCGCCGCCATCGTCTCCATGTGCATCGTGATGCTGGTCTGCATGACCGAGTCCACCGCGGACATGCTGGCCCTCGGCAAGATCGTCGGTCGGCCGGCCGACGAGCGGATCATCGAGGGCGGTCTGCGCGCCGACACCCTGGGCAGCGCCATCAGCCCGATCTTCAACGGTTTTATGTGCAGCGCCTTCGCCCAGAACGTCGGACTCGTCGCCATGACGAAGATCCGCAGCCGCTTCGTCGTCGCGGTCGGCGGCGGGATTCTGATCCTGCTCGGCCTGGTCCCGGTCGCGGCCTCGGTCATCGCCCTCGTACCGCTGCCGGTGCTCGGCGGCGCGGGCATCGTCCTCTTCGGCACGGTCGCGGCCAGCGGCATCCAGACCCTGGCCACCGCCGCCCTGGAGAAGGGCGAGAACGCGCTGATCGTCGCCGCCGCCGTCGGTATCGGCCTGATCCCGATCGCCGCGCCGCAGTTCTACCACGCCTTCCCCGAGGACCTGCTGGTCGTCCTCGACTCGGGCATCTCCACCGGCTGTGTGGTGGCGATCGTGCTGAACCTCGCCTTCAACCACTTCGGACGCAGGCCCGACGCGGAGGACGAAGAACAGCACAGCGGTGACCGCGCGGTACCGGCGGCCGCCGGGGTGGGCGTCCACTGACGACACGACCGGTGACCGACTCGGCGGGGCCCCGCGCACGACGCGGGGCCCTCGGCCGTGTCCGGCCCGGCCGTGCGACGGCCCCCCGGAGCCGTACGCCGCCCGGCGGCTGTAGCGTCAGGGGCATAGAAGATCAGTCAGTGGTGGATGTCGGCGATGTACGCCTCGCGTACCGGACCTGGGGCGACTCGTACGGCTCGCCCGTCGTGCTGCTGCACGGCCTGGGCGGTTCGGCCGCGGACTGGGAGGCGGCCGGCTCCCTGCTGGGCCAGGAGTGGCGGGTCTTCGCCCTGGACCTGCGCGGCCACGGCGAGAGCGACTGGCCCGACGCGTACGACCTGGAGCTGATGGCCGAGGACGTCGTGGGGTTCCTCGACGAACTGGAGCTGGACCGGGTGGGACTCGTCGGCCACGGCATGGGAGGCGTCGCCGCCCGGCTGCTGGCCCAGGAGCATTCGGACCGGGTGGAGCGGCTGGTGCTGGTGGAGACCCCGGCGCCGTTCCCCGGCGACCCGGGCCCGGCGGGGCGGCCCGAGGGCCCGGTGGACTACGACGAGAACGCGGTGGCGGCCGTACGGGACCAGCTCGCCGACCCGGGACCGGACGCCGCGGACGGCCTCGGCGACATCGTCGCCCCGACGCTGATCATCGGCGGCGGCCCGGAGAGCACGATGGAACAGCACCGCCAGGCCGACACGGCCTCCCTGATTCCGGACTGCCGGCTGATCACGGTCCCGGGCGGCCACCGGATGCACCAGACCCGCGCGGACCAGGTGGCCGCGCACATCACGGAGTTCTTCACCAGCTGAGGACGGGCCCCGCGGCGCTTCGCCGTCGCCTGCTCAGCCCTCCGGCCGCCAGTCCGGACGGCGGCCGCTGAGGGCGATCACCCGGTCCAGCAGCGGGGCGCCGGCCGGCACCGCGACCGGCGGCCCGAAGATGCCCCCGCGGTCCGGGTCGTCCTCGTCCGGGGCGAGGAGCGCCTCGCAGGACCGCAGCTCGGCCTCGCCCGCCTCGTACGGCTGACCCGTCGAGCGGGCCAGGTCCCAGCCGTGGACGACGAGTTCGTCGAGCGCCACGGCCCCCGCCACCTCGCCGGGCAGGTCCACGCCGCCCGCCCGGGTCATGCCCGTCCAGGCATCGGGGGAGCGCCAGGCCGCCGCCACCTCCTCCAGGAGCCTGGGCAGCACCTCTCGCCAGTCGTCGTCGAGGACGGGGAGGGCGCTGTCCGGGGCGACGGCCGTGCTGGGCCCGAGGTCCTTGCGGGCCGCGTCCCGGAAGGCGGCGGCGAGCATGGCGAGGTGGCCGAGCAGCTCACGCACCGCGTAGTCGGGGCAGGGGGTGGGCGCGTCCAGGCGGGCGTCGTCGACCCCGCCGAGCAGGCCCGCGATCCGCCTGGCGGCCGGTCCCAGGTCCGGGGCTGAAGCGGTGCCGGACACAGGTGTCTCATGCGTATCCATGCAGGGAAGACTCCGTCGCCGCCGGAAACTCATCGTCGCGCGCACCGCCGGACAGCGGAAGGTTCCCCGGCCCGACCCTTGTCGGCGGCCCCCACGCCATGTCATACAGGTCTGGACCATTGCTGTCCGGATGGAAGGCACCCCCGTGCAACGCCCCCA
Encoded here:
- a CDS encoding nucleobase:cation symporter-2 family protein, with the protein product MAAKPRFHKDADAAAEAADDAVAEAGTDRKHPVDETLPPLKMFTSGLQHVAAMYAGVVAPPLIVGPAVGLTAKETAFLMGASLFTAGIATLLQTIGFWKVGARLPFVNGVSFAGVAPMIAIGKDRGDEGIAVIFGAIIVASLLGFVLAPYFGKLVRFFPPVVTGTVITLIGVSLLPVAFNWSQGGNAAADDYGSMTNITMAAVTLVIVLAMRKLLRGFLQQIAILLGLIIGTLVAIPAGITDFSAIKNADVVGFPTPFAFGGPQFEIAAIVSMCIVMLVCMTESTADMLALGKIVGRPADERIIEGGLRADTLGSAISPIFNGFMCSAFAQNVGLVAMTKIRSRFVVAVGGGILILLGLVPVAASVIALVPLPVLGGAGIVLFGTVAASGIQTLATAALEKGENALIVAAAVGIGLIPIAAPQFYHAFPEDLLVVLDSGISTGCVVAIVLNLAFNHFGRRPDAEDEEQHSGDRAVPAAAGVGVH
- a CDS encoding alpha/beta fold hydrolase; its protein translation is MDVGDVRLAYRTWGDSYGSPVVLLHGLGGSAADWEAAGSLLGQEWRVFALDLRGHGESDWPDAYDLELMAEDVVGFLDELELDRVGLVGHGMGGVAARLLAQEHSDRVERLVLVETPAPFPGDPGPAGRPEGPVDYDENAVAAVRDQLADPGPDAADGLGDIVAPTLIIGGGPESTMEQHRQADTASLIPDCRLITVPGGHRMHQTRADQVAAHITEFFTS
- a CDS encoding TIGR03086 family metal-binding protein, which produces MDTHETPVSGTASAPDLGPAARRIAGLLGGVDDARLDAPTPCPDYAVRELLGHLAMLAAAFRDAARKDLGPSTAVAPDSALPVLDDDWREVLPRLLEEVAAAWRSPDAWTGMTRAGGVDLPGEVAGAVALDELVVHGWDLARSTGQPYEAGEAELRSCEALLAPDEDDPDRGGIFGPPVAVPAGAPLLDRVIALSGRRPDWRPEG